The genomic window CCCATAATTGGACCATATAAAGGGCTACCTGTAATAGTTGTACCTATAAAAGAAAATGATAAAGTTGTTGGAGCTGTAGGGGTTGTTGATATTACAGCAGGGATATTTGAAGATATATTAGCCATTGCTAGAAGACCTGAGTTATACAAATTCTTGCCAGAAGATGCATACCCAAGGTGAAATCATGAAAAAAGTGTTTATTTTTCCACCAAATAGTTTAATATTAACAGACCTTGTTGAAAGGTTTGGCCATAAACCATTAACATTAAATATAGTTATTGGAAAACTTGTTAGAAATGCTGAAATAGACAGTCCTCCAATAAATATAACACCTGAAGAACCTAAAAAAGGTTTAAAATATGCTGCTATAGAAGTTCCTTCTGGAGTTAGAGGAAGACTGGCTTTAATTGGACCATTAATAGAAGAAGCTGAAGCAGCTATAATTATGGAAGATGCTCCAATAGCATTTGGATGTATTGGATGTCAAAGAACAAATGAATTGACTCTCTATTTAATTAGAAGAAAAAATATTCCAATTTTAAAGGTTAAATATCCAACAAATGAAGAAGAAGCCGAAATTTTAGTTAATAAAATTGTTAATTTCTTAAAAAGTTTAGAAGGTGATGGTAATGGAATGTCAGAAGGAGAAAAATCTGGAGAGATGTAATTGCACTTATCCTTCATGTAGTAAAAAGGGAATGTGTTGTGAGTGTTTACATTATCATTTAAAAAATAGACAGCTTCCTGC from Methanocaldococcus villosus KIN24-T80 includes these protein-coding regions:
- a CDS encoding DUF6485 family protein, with the protein product MECQKEKNLERCNCTYPSCSKKGMCCECLHYHLKNRQLPACCFPPEIEKTYDRSFETFAKLVLEKKI
- a CDS encoding methanogenesis marker 5 protein, giving the protein MKKVFIFPPNSLILTDLVERFGHKPLTLNIVIGKLVRNAEIDSPPINITPEEPKKGLKYAAIEVPSGVRGRLALIGPLIEEAEAAIIMEDAPIAFGCIGCQRTNELTLYLIRRKNIPILKVKYPTNEEEAEILVNKIVNFLKSLEGDGNGMSEGEKSGEM